The following proteins are co-located in the Rattus norvegicus strain BN/NHsdMcwi chromosome 19, GRCr8, whole genome shotgun sequence genome:
- the Nutf2 gene encoding nuclear transport factor 2, giving the protein MGDKPIWEQIGSSFIQHYYQLFDNDRTQLGAIYIDASCLTWEGQQFQGKAAIVEKLSSLPFQKIQHSITAQDHQPTPDSCIISMVVGQLKADEDPIMGFHQMFLLKNINDAWVCTNDMFRLALHNFG; this is encoded by the exons ATGGGAGACAAGCCAATTTGGGAGCAGATTGGATCCAGCTTTATTCAGCATTACTATCAGTTATTTGATAACGACAGAACCCAACTAGGCGCAATTTAC ATTGATGCGTCATGCCTTACGTGGGAAGGACAGCAATTCCAGGGCAAAGCTGCCATTGTGGAGAAGCTATCT AGCCTTCCGTTCCAGAAAATTCAGCATAGTATCACGGCGCAGGACCATCAGCCTACACCAGATAGCTGCATCATCAGCATGGTTGTAGGCCAGCTCAAG GCTGATGAAGATCCCATCATGGGTTTCCACCAGATGTTTCTATTAAAGAACATCAATGACGCTTGGGTTTGCACCAATGACATGTTCAGGCTTGCCCTGCACAACTTCGGCTGA